The following proteins come from a genomic window of Spongiibacter tropicus DSM 19543:
- the carA gene encoding glutamine-hydrolyzing carbamoyl-phosphate synthase small subunit, giving the protein MTVSAILALEDGSIFRGVAIGAHGHSVGEVVFNTAMTGYQEILTDPSYARQIVTLTYPHIGNTGVNSEDEEAAEIWSAGLVIRDLPLLASSFRSEQSLSDYLKARNIIGIADVDTRRLTRILRDKGAQGGCLLAGESLGEADEAKALELARGFAGLKGMDLAKEVTTAERYEWREGSWTLGEGHAVYSDEQLPHHVVAYDFGVKRNILRMLADRGCRLTVVPAKTPAAEVLAMNPDGVFLSNGPGDPEPCDYAIDAIKDIVATGLPVFGICLGHQLLSLASGAKTIKMKFGHHGANHPVQDVNSKVVHITSQNHGFAVDEDSLPDTMIVTHKSLFDGSLQGVHRTDKPAFSFQGHPEASPGPHDIAPLFDHFIELIEAHKAG; this is encoded by the coding sequence TTGACGGTTTCAGCCATACTCGCCCTTGAAGACGGCAGTATTTTTCGGGGTGTTGCCATCGGTGCGCACGGGCATTCGGTTGGTGAAGTGGTTTTCAATACCGCCATGACCGGCTATCAGGAGATCTTGACCGACCCCTCCTACGCTCGTCAGATCGTGACCCTGACCTATCCCCATATTGGTAATACCGGCGTTAACAGCGAAGACGAAGAGGCCGCAGAAATCTGGTCTGCAGGTCTGGTGATTCGCGACCTGCCGCTGCTGGCGAGCAGCTTCCGCAGTGAGCAAAGCCTGTCGGACTACCTCAAAGCGCGCAATATTATCGGTATCGCCGATGTCGATACCCGTCGTCTGACGCGCATTCTGCGTGACAAGGGTGCCCAGGGTGGATGCCTGCTGGCGGGTGAGTCGCTGGGTGAGGCCGATGAAGCCAAGGCGCTGGAACTGGCGCGGGGGTTTGCCGGGCTAAAGGGCATGGACCTGGCGAAGGAAGTGACCACCGCCGAGCGCTACGAATGGCGCGAAGGCAGCTGGACGCTGGGCGAAGGTCATGCGGTTTACAGCGACGAGCAACTGCCCCACCACGTAGTGGCTTACGATTTTGGTGTGAAGCGCAATATTCTTCGCATGCTGGCTGATCGCGGCTGCCGTTTGACGGTGGTGCCTGCCAAGACGCCCGCGGCTGAGGTGCTGGCGATGAATCCCGATGGTGTTTTTCTGTCGAACGGCCCCGGTGATCCGGAGCCTTGTGATTACGCCATCGACGCGATCAAGGACATTGTTGCTACGGGGCTGCCGGTTTTTGGTATCTGTTTGGGGCACCAGTTGTTGTCGCTGGCCTCCGGTGCCAAAACCATCAAGATGAAGTTTGGTCACCACGGTGCCAACCACCCGGTGCAGGACGTGAACAGCAAGGTCGTGCACATCACCAGTCAGAACCACGGTTTTGCGGTTGATGAAGACAGTCTGCCCGACACGATGATCGTGACTCACAAGTCTCTGTTCGACGGTTCCTTGCAGGGTGTGCATCGCACAGACAAACCGGCATTCAGCTTTCAGGGGCACCCTGAGGCGAGCCCGGGGCCGCATGATATTGCCCCGCTGTTCGATCACTTCATTGAATTAATTGAGGCCCACAAGGCCGGTTGA
- a CDS encoding acyl-CoA thioesterase produces MAKVALTLPEAFSFGTEISLLRGHINAGNHLGNDALIGLLNEVRARLLASRGEQEGRREDGLVVVNADMAVRYISEGYYGETLCFEAAFSDFHRCGFDIVYRVSDKASGRLVAEAKTAHLLMSPTLGKAVDLPSAMLAALKPK; encoded by the coding sequence GTGGCGAAAGTTGCTCTGACGCTGCCCGAGGCGTTTTCTTTCGGCACGGAGATCAGTTTGCTGCGTGGCCATATCAACGCCGGAAACCACCTCGGTAACGACGCGCTGATTGGCTTGCTCAACGAAGTGCGGGCGCGCCTGCTGGCCAGTCGTGGCGAGCAGGAAGGGCGTCGCGAAGACGGCCTCGTCGTGGTGAATGCCGACATGGCTGTGCGCTATATCAGCGAAGGCTACTACGGCGAAACCCTGTGTTTTGAAGCGGCATTCAGCGATTTCCACCGCTGCGGCTTTGATATCGTCTACCGGGTAAGTGACAAGGCGTCGGGTCGGTTGGTTGCGGAGGCAAAAACCGCGCATTTGCTGATGTCGCCGACGCTGGGCAAAGCCGTTGATCTCCCGTCGGCGATGCTGGCGGCCCTGAAGCCGAAATAG
- the dapB gene encoding 4-hydroxy-tetrahydrodipicolinate reductase, producing MSVKIAVTGAAGRMGKTLIEAISLAEGCELAAAIERPESSLIGADAGELAGIGACGVSVVGDINEVLASFDVLIDFTAPLATLANAKACASAGKGMVIGTTGFDATQKAELDTAIASIAVCQASNFSTGVNLCFKLLDMAARVMGDDVDIEVYEAHHRHKVDAPSGTALSMGQVVADALGRDLDKVAVYGREGQTGARERDTIGFATVRAGDIVGDHTVMFCAEGERVEITHKASSRMSFARGAVRAASWLKTQAAGRYDMQDVLGLRAD from the coding sequence ATGAGTGTAAAAATTGCGGTAACCGGCGCGGCTGGCCGAATGGGCAAAACCCTGATCGAGGCAATTTCGCTGGCAGAGGGTTGTGAGCTGGCGGCGGCGATTGAACGGCCTGAGAGCAGCCTTATCGGTGCCGATGCCGGCGAGCTGGCAGGTATTGGTGCCTGTGGCGTATCGGTGGTTGGAGATATTAATGAGGTATTGGCCAGCTTTGATGTGCTGATCGATTTCACCGCGCCGCTGGCGACGCTGGCGAATGCCAAGGCTTGTGCCAGCGCAGGTAAGGGGATGGTGATTGGTACTACTGGCTTTGATGCCACCCAAAAAGCTGAGCTGGATACGGCGATTGCGTCCATTGCGGTCTGTCAGGCCTCTAACTTCAGCACCGGTGTGAATCTGTGCTTCAAGCTGTTGGATATGGCCGCGCGGGTGATGGGTGATGACGTCGATATCGAAGTGTACGAGGCGCACCATCGTCACAAAGTTGACGCACCTTCGGGTACGGCGCTCAGCATGGGGCAGGTTGTTGCCGATGCGCTGGGGCGTGACCTTGATAAGGTGGCGGTTTACGGACGCGAAGGTCAGACCGGTGCGCGTGAGCGCGACACTATCGGCTTTGCCACGGTGCGTGCGGGCGATATTGTGGGCGATCACACGGTGATGTTTTGCGCTGAGGGCGAGCGTGTAGAAATTACCCACAAGGCGAGCTCGCGCATGTCTTTTGCGCGCGGTGCCGTGCGAGCGGCCTCGTGGCTCAAAACGCAGGCGGCCGGTCGCTATGATATGCAGGACGTACTTGGGCTGAGGGCGGACTGA
- a CDS encoding YhjD/YihY/BrkB family envelope integrity protein, which translates to MDKTLNRFVAERLWAPEVAAYSFWRKRLIYLLRYLYVVLDDLAKGELTLRAMSLVYTTLLSMVPLLAVSFSVLKAFGMHNKQLEPIMLQFLAPMGDKGVEITEKIIGFIDNVKIGVLGTFGIALLFYTAISLIQKIEATFNHIWRLEQHRSIGRRVADYGSVMLIGPLLVFSAIGLSASVLSGGAVQQVSEQLPPIAILVSFLTAAAPYLMIICAFTFFYMFIPNTRVTLRAGLVAGVVSGVLFQSLGWGFGSVVVSASDSGTYAIYSGFAILILFMMWVYISWLILLVGSSVAFYVQHPEYVVPSRRSGDMSIRQQEDLALGIMTVLAQRYYEGRRPLSASEFVARLRVQIQGVTRVLRALRTAGLITENSEDPPRYLPNAPLEKVTVREVLEAVRKEGGDGIIRVRPRSEPGAVAEVRKSIDQAVNDALAEMSVKDMARVTVEEPERAPHADKVEQT; encoded by the coding sequence ATGGATAAAACCCTCAACCGTTTTGTCGCGGAGCGTCTTTGGGCGCCGGAAGTGGCGGCCTACAGTTTTTGGCGAAAGCGGCTGATCTACCTGCTGCGCTACCTGTATGTGGTGCTGGATGATCTTGCCAAAGGTGAGCTGACGCTGCGCGCCATGAGTCTGGTATACACCACGCTATTGTCGATGGTGCCGCTATTGGCGGTGAGCTTCTCGGTGCTGAAAGCCTTTGGTATGCACAACAAGCAGCTCGAGCCCATCATGCTGCAATTTCTGGCGCCGATGGGCGACAAGGGTGTTGAGATTACCGAGAAGATCATCGGTTTTATCGACAACGTCAAAATCGGCGTGCTCGGCACCTTCGGTATTGCCCTGCTGTTTTATACGGCCATCTCGCTGATCCAGAAGATTGAGGCAACCTTCAACCATATCTGGCGCCTGGAGCAGCACCGCAGCATCGGGCGGCGTGTGGCCGACTATGGCAGTGTGATGCTGATCGGGCCGCTGTTGGTGTTTTCGGCCATCGGTCTGTCGGCCAGTGTGCTCAGTGGTGGCGCTGTTCAGCAGGTAAGTGAGCAGCTGCCGCCGATAGCCATACTGGTGTCGTTTTTGACCGCGGCGGCGCCCTATCTGATGATCATCTGCGCCTTTACCTTCTTTTATATGTTTATCCCCAATACGCGGGTCACCCTGCGGGCGGGCTTGGTGGCGGGTGTCGTTTCGGGCGTGCTGTTCCAGAGTCTGGGCTGGGGCTTTGGCAGCGTGGTGGTCTCCGCCAGTGACAGTGGTACCTATGCGATCTACTCGGGCTTTGCGATTCTGATTCTGTTCATGATGTGGGTCTATATAAGCTGGCTGATCCTGCTGGTGGGCAGCAGTGTTGCTTTTTATGTGCAACATCCGGAATATGTCGTCCCCTCGCGGCGCAGTGGCGATATGAGTATTCGTCAGCAGGAGGATCTCGCTCTCGGCATTATGACGGTGCTGGCGCAGCGCTATTACGAAGGGCGTCGGCCGCTGAGTGCGTCGGAGTTCGTGGCGCGCCTGCGTGTGCAGATTCAGGGTGTGACCCGCGTTTTGCGCGCCCTGCGCACGGCGGGCTTGATCACCGAGAACAGTGAAGATCCACCGAGATACCTGCCCAATGCGCCGCTGGAAAAAGTCACCGTGCGCGAGGTGCTGGAGGCGGTGCGCAAAGAGGGGGGTGACGGCATTATTCGTGTGCGCCCGCGCAGCGAGCCCGGTGCCGTGGCGGAGGTGCGCAAATCGATAGATCAGGCAGTGAATGATGCGCTTGCCGAGATGAGTGTTAAAGACATGGCGAGGGTGACGGTTGAAGAGCCGGAGCGGGCGCCGCATGCAGATAAAGTGGAACAGACATGA
- the dnaJ gene encoding molecular chaperone DnaJ, with protein sequence MSKRDYYEILGVERSADEKEIKKAYRRIAMKNHPDRNPDDPKAEDIFKEATEAYEVLSDKEKRAAYDRFGHEGVGAGAGGFGGGGGAGFSDIFGDVFGDIFGGGGGRQRGPQRGADLRYTLEVDLEQAVRGTTAKIRIPTLVACKTCDGSGAKKGSTPLTCGACNGVGQVRMQQGFFAVQQTCPNCRGTGTIISDPCSDCHGQGRVEETKTLSVKVPAGVDTGDRIRLSGEGEASPDGGPAGDLYVQIAVRPHPIFKRDGKHLHCEVPIGFADAALGGELDVPTLDGRVKLKIPAETQTGKSFRLRGKGITPVRGGSTGDLICKVVVETPVSLNKRQKELLQEFHASLEGDDKQSPRKKSWFDGVKDFIDDMKL encoded by the coding sequence ATGTCAAAACGCGATTACTACGAAATTCTGGGCGTGGAGCGAAGCGCTGACGAAAAGGAAATTAAAAAGGCCTATCGTCGCATCGCCATGAAGAATCACCCGGACCGCAACCCGGATGACCCGAAAGCAGAGGATATCTTCAAGGAGGCCACCGAGGCCTACGAAGTGCTCTCCGATAAAGAAAAGCGCGCGGCTTATGATCGCTTTGGTCACGAAGGTGTTGGCGCGGGCGCCGGCGGTTTTGGTGGCGGCGGTGGTGCCGGATTTAGCGATATTTTCGGCGACGTCTTTGGTGATATTTTCGGTGGCGGCGGTGGTCGTCAGCGTGGCCCACAGCGCGGTGCGGATTTGCGCTACACCTTGGAAGTGGATCTGGAGCAGGCGGTGCGCGGCACTACTGCGAAAATCCGCATTCCTACTTTGGTTGCCTGTAAGACCTGTGACGGCAGTGGTGCCAAGAAAGGGTCTACGCCGCTGACTTGTGGCGCCTGTAATGGTGTCGGGCAGGTGCGGATGCAGCAGGGCTTCTTTGCTGTGCAGCAAACCTGTCCAAACTGTCGCGGTACCGGCACCATTATTTCTGACCCCTGTTCTGACTGTCATGGTCAGGGCCGGGTGGAAGAGACCAAGACGCTGTCGGTGAAAGTGCCAGCCGGTGTGGATACTGGTGACCGCATTCGCCTCAGTGGCGAGGGCGAGGCCAGTCCTGACGGTGGTCCGGCAGGGGATCTCTATGTGCAGATCGCGGTGCGTCCGCACCCGATCTTCAAGCGCGATGGCAAACACCTGCACTGCGAAGTGCCGATCGGCTTTGCGGATGCGGCATTGGGTGGTGAGCTGGATGTGCCGACGCTCGATGGTCGTGTGAAGCTGAAGATTCCCGCCGAAACCCAAACTGGCAAGTCTTTCCGCCTGCGCGGTAAGGGCATCACGCCGGTGCGTGGTGGCAGTACCGGCGATCTGATCTGCAAGGTTGTGGTGGAAACACCTGTGTCGCTGAACAAGCGTCAAAAAGAGTTGCTGCAGGAATTCCATGCGAGCCTGGAAGGTGATGACAAACAGTCGCCGCGCAAGAAAAGCTGGTTCGATGGCGTGAAAGATTTCATCGACGATATGAAGCTCTGA
- the dnaK gene encoding molecular chaperone DnaK: MGKIIGIDLGTTNSCVAVMDGDKVKVIENAEGARTTPSIVAYTDDNEILVGQSAKRQAVTNPNNTLYAVKRLIGRRFEDDVVQKDIKMVPYTISKADNGDAWVEVKGEKLAPPQISAEVLKKMKKTAEDYLGEKITEAVITVPAYFNDSQRQATKDAGRIAGLEVKRIINEPTAAALAYGMDKAKGDRTVAVYDLGGGTFDISIIEIAEVDGEHQFEVLATNGDTFLGGEDFDLRLIDYLAEEFKKENGIDLKGDSLAVQRLKEAAEKAKIELSSSQQTEVNLPYITADATGPKHLVVKLSRAKLESLVEDLVKRSLEPMKTALDDAGLSTSEVDEVILVGGQTRMPLVQTKVTEFFGKEPRKDVNPDEAVAMGAALQGAVLSGDVKDVLLLDVTPLTLGIETMGGVATPLIEKNTTIPTKKSQVFSTAEDNQTAVTIHVVQGERKQAAANKSLGRFDLADIPPAPRGLPQIEVTFDIDANGILNVSAKDKATGKEQSIRITASSGLNEDEIEQMVRDAEANAEADKKFEALVTARNTAEGLANATRKTLEEAGDKASDEEKSAIEAALSKVDEVIKGDDVDAIEAATKELTEASGSLAQKMYAEQAAQAEAAGGAEQAEAGNAADDVVDAEFEEVKDDDKK, from the coding sequence ATGGGCAAGATTATCGGTATTGACCTGGGGACCACCAACTCCTGCGTTGCCGTCATGGATGGCGACAAGGTCAAGGTTATTGAAAACGCGGAAGGTGCGCGCACCACGCCGTCTATCGTCGCCTACACCGACGACAATGAGATTCTGGTTGGTCAGAGCGCCAAGCGTCAGGCGGTGACCAACCCCAACAACACCCTGTATGCGGTGAAGCGCCTGATTGGCCGCCGTTTTGAGGATGATGTTGTACAGAAAGACATCAAAATGGTGCCTTACACCATCAGCAAAGCCGACAACGGCGATGCCTGGGTGGAAGTTAAAGGCGAGAAGCTGGCGCCCCCGCAGATTTCTGCGGAAGTGCTGAAGAAAATGAAGAAGACGGCTGAAGACTATCTGGGTGAGAAAATCACCGAGGCGGTTATCACTGTACCGGCTTACTTCAACGACTCTCAGCGTCAGGCCACCAAAGACGCGGGCCGCATTGCCGGTCTGGAAGTAAAGCGGATTATCAACGAGCCAACGGCGGCTGCACTGGCCTACGGTATGGACAAGGCCAAGGGCGATCGCACCGTGGCCGTATACGACCTGGGTGGTGGTACCTTCGATATCTCCATCATTGAGATTGCCGAGGTGGATGGCGAGCACCAGTTTGAAGTGCTGGCGACCAACGGCGACACCTTCCTGGGTGGTGAAGATTTTGACCTGCGCCTGATCGACTACCTGGCGGAAGAGTTCAAGAAAGAAAATGGCATCGACCTGAAAGGCGATTCGCTGGCGGTTCAGCGCCTGAAAGAGGCGGCGGAGAAGGCCAAGATCGAGCTGTCTTCCAGTCAGCAGACTGAGGTGAACCTGCCTTACATCACGGCAGATGCGACCGGTCCCAAACACTTGGTGGTGAAGTTGAGTCGCGCCAAGCTGGAGTCGCTGGTTGAAGATCTGGTTAAGCGTTCGCTGGAGCCGATGAAGACGGCGCTGGACGACGCGGGTCTGAGCACCAGTGAAGTCGATGAAGTGATTCTGGTCGGCGGTCAGACTCGTATGCCGCTGGTTCAGACCAAGGTGACGGAATTCTTCGGTAAAGAGCCGCGCAAAGATGTGAACCCCGATGAGGCGGTTGCCATGGGTGCGGCTCTGCAAGGTGCGGTACTGTCTGGTGACGTGAAAGACGTATTGCTGCTGGACGTTACCCCGCTGACGCTGGGTATCGAAACGATGGGCGGCGTAGCGACGCCGCTGATTGAGAAGAACACCACGATTCCGACCAAGAAGTCGCAGGTGTTCTCAACGGCTGAAGATAACCAGACGGCGGTGACCATCCACGTGGTTCAGGGTGAGCGCAAGCAGGCGGCGGCGAACAAGTCGCTGGGCCGTTTCGATCTGGCCGATATTCCGCCCGCGCCGCGTGGTCTGCCGCAAATCGAAGTGACCTTCGATATCGACGCCAACGGTATTCTGAATGTATCGGCGAAAGACAAGGCGACCGGCAAAGAGCAGTCGATCCGCATCACCGCTTCCAGCGGTCTGAATGAGGACGAGATCGAGCAAATGGTGCGCGACGCCGAAGCCAACGCTGAAGCGGACAAGAAGTTCGAAGCGCTGGTTACCGCTCGCAATACTGCTGAAGGTCTGGCCAATGCGACGCGCAAGACGCTCGAAGAAGCTGGCGACAAAGCCAGTGATGAAGAGAAGTCTGCCATTGAGGCGGCGCTGAGCAAGGTTGATGAGGTCATTAAAGGTGACGACGTCGACGCTATTGAGGCGGCGACCAAGGAACTGACCGAGGCCTCTGGCAGCCTGGCACAGAAAATGTACGCTGAGCAGGCGGCGCAGGCTGAAGCAGCCGGTGGCGCTGAGCAGGCTGAGGCCGGCAATGCGGCAGACGATGTGGTCGACGCCGAGTTTGAGGAAGTGAAGGACGACGACAAGAAGTAA
- the grpE gene encoding nucleotide exchange factor GrpE: MAEEQDKAQVSEEELQEQVTDSGAEAEAGDDLQAQLDAARQEAADAKEQALRAAAEAQNVRRRAEKDAENARKFALEKFAGDMLGVADNLERALAAADVENETLKPLVEGVELTRKALQDALARHNVEAIDPTGQPFDPEFHEAMAMVPNPSVEPNTVIDVMQKGYTLNGRLLRAAMVVVAKGE, translated from the coding sequence GTGGCGGAAGAACAGGATAAGGCTCAGGTATCGGAAGAAGAGCTTCAGGAGCAGGTGACTGATAGCGGTGCAGAGGCCGAGGCCGGGGATGATCTGCAGGCGCAACTGGACGCGGCTCGTCAGGAGGCGGCCGATGCCAAAGAGCAGGCCCTGCGCGCTGCGGCCGAAGCGCAGAATGTGCGCCGTCGCGCCGAGAAAGACGCCGAGAACGCGCGCAAGTTTGCGCTGGAGAAGTTCGCTGGCGACATGCTGGGTGTGGCCGATAACCTCGAGCGTGCACTGGCTGCCGCCGATGTGGAAAACGAAACGCTGAAGCCGCTCGTTGAAGGCGTGGAGCTGACGCGCAAAGCCTTGCAGGACGCGCTGGCGCGTCACAATGTTGAGGCGATTGATCCGACTGGGCAGCCCTTTGATCCCGAGTTTCACGAGGCGATGGCCATGGTGCCCAATCCCAGTGTTGAACCCAACACGGTGATTGATGTGATGCAGAAAGGCTACACCCTGAACGGCCGACTGTTGCGCGCCGCGATGGTGGTGGTCGCCAAGGGCGAATAA
- the recN gene encoding DNA repair protein RecN: MLVHLSISNFAITESLEVELQPGMTVLTGETGAGKSIMLDALGLTLGDRTDSGVVRAGAERADIHAEFDISQIPRARQWLQERELLAGDECRLRRVITKEGRSRAYINGQPATVQDVRELGELLIDIHSQHAHQSLLKKPYQRELLDAFAGATELCSALSDDCSHYQKLNKRLTQLESQLDEQSAQEQLLRYQLEELDRLAIQPGEVEELEIEQKQLANAEQILSTNHHSLALCREGEVNAMGILQQALSSLTGCQHGHPSQEAAISLLESARIQIEEAASELQRVTDETELDPQRLQQVEERLDAIYQTARKHRIQPEELPGLQESLQEQLDTLDATDEKLDALRSERDTALANYRKKAEKLSKQRRSAAAKMKKSIEAKLSELAMKHCQIEFAITPLDSDQPHNHGNEDIEILIRSNPNAAMGPLHKIASGGELSRISLAIQVVTAQVATVPTVVFDEVDVGIGGATAEIVGQLLHDLGSRSQVLCVTHQAQVASQGDQHILVQKTGDKNSVRTELHALGDDQKIEEIARMLGGIAITENTLAHAREMLATRH; the protein is encoded by the coding sequence ATGCTGGTTCACTTGAGCATCAGCAACTTCGCCATCACCGAATCACTGGAAGTCGAGTTACAACCGGGCATGACCGTACTGACCGGGGAAACCGGCGCGGGCAAGTCGATCATGCTCGACGCGCTGGGGCTGACACTGGGCGATCGCACCGATAGCGGCGTGGTGCGGGCGGGCGCAGAGCGGGCAGACATTCACGCCGAATTCGACATCAGCCAGATTCCCCGCGCCCGCCAGTGGCTGCAGGAACGGGAACTGCTGGCCGGCGATGAATGCCGACTCCGCCGGGTGATTACCAAAGAGGGTCGCTCGCGCGCCTACATCAACGGCCAGCCCGCCACAGTGCAGGACGTTCGCGAACTGGGCGAACTGCTCATCGACATCCACAGCCAGCACGCCCATCAATCGCTGCTGAAAAAACCGTATCAGCGCGAACTGCTGGACGCCTTTGCCGGCGCCACTGAACTCTGCAGCGCACTGAGTGACGACTGCAGCCACTATCAAAAACTCAATAAGCGGCTCACCCAACTGGAAAGCCAGCTCGACGAGCAGAGCGCTCAGGAACAACTGCTGCGTTACCAACTGGAAGAGCTCGACCGACTGGCCATTCAGCCGGGAGAAGTCGAAGAACTGGAAATCGAGCAGAAACAGCTCGCCAATGCCGAACAGATCCTGTCCACCAACCATCACAGCCTCGCGCTCTGCCGAGAGGGTGAAGTGAATGCCATGGGCATTCTTCAACAGGCCCTGTCGTCGCTGACAGGCTGCCAGCACGGCCACCCGTCACAGGAAGCCGCCATTTCCCTGTTGGAAAGCGCCCGCATCCAGATTGAGGAGGCCGCCAGCGAACTGCAACGCGTTACCGACGAAACCGAGCTGGACCCACAACGCCTGCAGCAAGTGGAAGAGCGTCTCGACGCCATCTATCAGACCGCCCGCAAACACCGCATTCAACCGGAAGAGCTGCCGGGACTGCAGGAATCACTGCAAGAGCAGCTCGACACGCTGGATGCCACCGACGAAAAACTCGACGCCCTGCGCAGTGAGCGCGACACCGCCCTGGCGAACTATCGCAAGAAAGCTGAAAAGCTCAGCAAGCAACGGCGCAGTGCGGCCGCAAAAATGAAGAAAAGTATCGAGGCAAAACTCAGCGAACTGGCCATGAAACACTGCCAGATCGAGTTTGCCATTACCCCACTCGACAGCGACCAGCCCCATAACCACGGCAACGAAGATATTGAGATTCTGATCCGCAGCAACCCCAATGCCGCCATGGGGCCGCTGCATAAAATCGCCTCCGGCGGCGAGCTGTCGCGTATCAGCCTGGCCATTCAGGTAGTGACGGCGCAGGTTGCCACCGTGCCCACCGTGGTTTTCGACGAGGTGGACGTAGGCATTGGCGGCGCTACCGCAGAAATTGTCGGGCAGTTGCTGCACGACCTCGGCTCACGCAGCCAGGTATTGTGCGTGACTCATCAGGCACAGGTCGCCAGCCAGGGCGATCAGCATATTCTCGTGCAGAAAACCGGCGATAAGAACAGCGTGCGTACCGAGCTGCACGCGCTGGGCGATGACCAGAAAATTGAGGAAATTGCCCGGATGCTGGGCGGGATTGCGATTACCGAAAACACCTTGGCTCACGCGAGAGAAATGCTGGCGACGCGCCACTGA
- the fur gene encoding ferric iron uptake transcriptional regulator has protein sequence MSSENQELRKAGLKVTLPRVKILQLLEQAEADNQHFSAEDVYRSLMDSGEDVGLATVYRVLTQFEAAGLVVRHNFEAGHSVFELAKGEHHDHIVCMETGEVIEFYDDIIEERQHKLVEERGYELVDHSLVLYVRPKK, from the coding sequence ATGTCAAGCGAAAACCAAGAACTCCGCAAGGCTGGTCTGAAAGTCACCTTGCCACGGGTCAAAATTCTCCAACTGCTTGAGCAGGCCGAGGCCGACAATCAGCATTTCAGTGCGGAAGATGTTTATCGCTCGCTGATGGACTCGGGAGAAGACGTAGGTCTGGCAACGGTATACCGCGTGCTGACCCAGTTTGAGGCGGCCGGTCTGGTGGTGCGCCACAACTTCGAAGCCGGTCACTCGGTATTCGAGCTGGCGAAGGGCGAGCACCACGACCACATTGTTTGTATGGAAACGGGTGAGGTCATCGAGTTTTACGATGACATCATCGAAGAGCGTCAGCACAAGCTGGTGGAAGAGCGCGGCTACGAGCTGGTCGACCACAGCCTGGTTCTGTACGTTCGCCCCAAGAAGTAA
- a CDS encoding outer membrane protein assembly factor BamE, whose translation MFLRIATVSLLLLLGACSSLEFPGVYRLSIDQGNIITQEMVDQLEIGMNRSQVEYVMGTPLIRNTFNPDRWDYVYTLNKEGKPSDRHQLSAFFEGDTLVKIVTDVAPSEEGRVGGGADAQPE comes from the coding sequence ATGTTTTTGCGTATTGCCACCGTCAGCCTGCTGTTGCTGCTTGGCGCCTGCAGCTCCCTTGAGTTTCCCGGCGTTTATCGCCTGTCCATCGACCAAGGCAATATTATCACCCAGGAGATGGTCGACCAGCTTGAAATCGGCATGAACCGCAGCCAGGTCGAATACGTGATGGGCACACCGCTGATCCGTAACACCTTCAACCCGGACCGCTGGGACTACGTCTACACCCTCAACAAAGAGGGCAAGCCCTCAGACCGCCACCAGCTCAGTGCCTTTTTTGAAGGCGACACACTGGTCAAAATTGTGACCGACGTCGCCCCCTCTGAAGAAGGTCGCGTAGGCGGCGGCGCCGACGCCCAGCCCGAGTAA
- a CDS encoding RnfH family protein, whose translation MENNDMIHVEVAYALPNKQRIVALELPQGSTVREAVEKSGLDAQFPELDLSSVDVGVFGKVVSKPEAQALADGDRVEIYRPLIADPKEVRKQRAAKAKALKDA comes from the coding sequence ATGGAAAATAACGACATGATTCATGTAGAAGTGGCCTACGCCCTGCCCAACAAGCAGCGCATTGTGGCGCTGGAACTGCCGCAGGGCAGTACTGTGCGCGAAGCCGTTGAGAAGTCGGGGCTGGATGCCCAGTTTCCCGAGCTCGATCTGAGCAGTGTCGATGTGGGGGTGTTCGGCAAGGTGGTCAGCAAGCCCGAAGCACAGGCGCTGGCGGATGGCGATCGTGTGGAAATTTATCGCCCGCTGATTGCTGACCCCAAGGAAGTGCGCAAGCAGCGGGCGGCAAAAGCCAAGGCGCTTAAAGACGCCTGA